In Acidimicrobiales bacterium, the genomic window CCAGCCACGACATCGCTGCCGGTCCGCAGGTATCCCGCGTCGTTGGTGACGAGCTCGAGTCCGGTAGCGCCATCGGTTCGTGGCGTGCCGCCAATGCAGATGAACAGGGAGTCCGCCGGCAGTCTCGCGCGACCGGTGCGGTGGGCGGAGGAAACGACGACCGCTCGGAGACGGTCGTCCGCCTCAACTCCCACCACCTGAGAACCGGTTTCCACCTCCACGTTCGGGATGCCCGATATGCGGTCTATGAGGTACTGCGACATCGATGCCGCCAGATCGCGACCGCGCACGAGCAGGGTCACCTGCTGCGCGTACTTGGCGAAGCGGACGACCGCCTGACCAGCGGAGTTCCCGCCGCCGACCACCACAACCCGTGAGCGGGTGCACGACAATGCCTCGCTGGGCCCCGCACCGTAGTAGACGCCCGCGCCAAGCATGTCCTCGATCCCCGGCACGTCGAGGCGGCGCCAGTCGACGCCACTGGCCAACAGCAGCGCGCGCCCTCGAACCAGGGTGCCGTCGGAGAGTCGAGCGACGTAGCCAGGACCGTCGCTCGAGACACCGACCAAGGGGCGGGCCTGGAGGATCTCGGCGCCGAAGCCCCGCGCCTGGGCCACCGCCCGGGTGGCGAGCTCGCTCCCGCTGATGCCGTTGGGGAAGCCCAGGTAGTTCTCGATCATCGACGTCGTTCCCGCCTGTCCACCTGGCGCCACCGCCTCCACCACCACGGCGCGGAGTCCTTCTGACGCCGCGTAGACCGCAGCGGCGAGGCCGGCGGGCCCGGCACCCACGATCGTGAGGTCGTACTCGGACAGGGACGGTGCCGAGATCATGCCCAGGCCGGAGGCCACCTGCTCGACGGTGGCGGGTGCGAGCCGTCTGCCGTCGGGGAGGATGCAGAGCGGCAGACGCGACGCCTCGACCTCGCTGACGTCGAGCAGGTCACGGACCTTGTCCGTCTCGTCGACGTCCAGCCACTCGTAGGGGAAGCGGTTTCGGCTCAGGAAGTCGCGGATGGCGTAGCCGTCGGCGGAGACGGGGCTGCCCACCAATACCACCTGCGGCGTAACGGGGCGGGCGTCGTAGTCGAACATTGAAGAGGCCGGGAGATTGTCGGTCATGGGTGCGACGGTTGGGATGGAGCCCCTTCGCGCTCGAGGGCGAGCTGATCGGCGTGAGTGGAGCCGCCATTCATGCTTGCGGCCCGTCCTGAGGACTGCCGCCAGCGAATCCGGACACGGCAGCGGTGATGGGCGGTAGGTCGACGTCGTCGAGCTGATCGATGATGTGTCGGCGCACGCTGGCCA contains:
- a CDS encoding NAD(P)/FAD-dependent oxidoreductase; amino-acid sequence: MTDNLPASSMFDYDARPVTPQVVLVGSPVSADGYAIRDFLSRNRFPYEWLDVDETDKVRDLLDVSEVEASRLPLCILPDGRRLAPATVEQVASGLGMISAPSLSEYDLTIVGAGPAGLAAAVYAASEGLRAVVVEAVAPGGQAGTTSMIENYLGFPNGISGSELATRAVAQARGFGAEILQARPLVGVSSDGPGYVARLSDGTLVRGRALLLASGVDWRRLDVPGIEDMLGAGVYYGAGPSEALSCTRSRVVVVGGGNSAGQAVVRFAKYAQQVTLLVRGRDLAASMSQYLIDRISGIPNVEVETGSQVVGVEADDRLRAVVVSSAHRTGRARLPADSLFICIGGTPRTDGATGLELVTNDAGYLRTGSDVVAGVGPGDGWSLSRQPLPLETNRPGVFAAGDVRSGSIKRCAAAIGEGAMAVALVHSRLAEVNGD